From a single Nicotiana tomentosiformis chromosome 2, ASM39032v3, whole genome shotgun sequence genomic region:
- the LOC138906489 gene encoding uncharacterized protein: MNKKEVLKLAKGFRGRAKNCIRIARERVEKALQYSYRDRRNKKRDMRSLWIQRINAGTRQHGVNYGNFMHGLMKENVQLNRKVLSELSMHEPYSFKALVDVSHSAFPGNKNAIVPSKKEGLAIVL; the protein is encoded by the exons ATGAACAAGAAGGAGGTGTTGAAGTTAGCTAAAGGGTTTAGAGGAAGAGCTAAGAACTGCATAAGAATAGCAAGAGAAAGAGTTGAGAAGGCGCTTCAGTATTCCTACAGAGACCGTCGCAACAAGAAGAGGGACATGCGTTCCCTCTGGATTCAACGAATCAACGCCGGAACTCGCCAACACGGA GTAAATTATGGCAATTTCATGCACGGGCTGATGAAGGAGAACGTACAGCTGAACAGGAAAGTCTTGTCAGAATTGTCGATGCACGAACCATACAGCTTCAAGGCCCTCGTGGATGTCTCTCACAGTGCTTTCCCCGGAAATAAGAATGCGATAGTACCTTCAAAGAAGGAAGGCCTAGCTATTGTTCTTTGA